The proteins below are encoded in one region of Triticum aestivum cultivar Chinese Spring chromosome 1B, IWGSC CS RefSeq v2.1, whole genome shotgun sequence:
- the LOC123100634 gene encoding uncharacterized protein, producing MEPILREPGAYPPEYVTSEEFTHMFSVEFEHDGLFTGLGDRRKYEGCTHDVFDYYHTDNWSIQVMNDCLEKIGYDTADPNIHVYWCMPEITSILDGLVCVDNFQVIAAMNSASREQKTLYLLVLDEKDHIWCDVVIKLP from the exons ATGGAGCCGATCCTTCGGGAACCTGGCGCCTACCCTCCGGAGTATG TTACTTCAGAGGAATTTACACATATGTTCTCAGTAGAATTTGAGCACGATGGACTTTTCACTGGACTAGGTGATAGAAGGAAATATGAAGGTTGCACACACGATGTGTTTGATTATTATCATACTGACAATTGGTCAATACAAGTTATGAACGATTGCTTGGAGAAGATTGGATATGACACAGCAGATCCTAACATACATGTGTACTGGTGCATGCCTGAGATTACAAGTATTTTGGATGGTCTGGTCTGTGTGGATAATTTTCAAGTAATTGCGGCAATGAACAGTGCAAGTAGAGAACAAAAGACACTTTATTTGCTTGTACTAGATGAGAAGGATCACATATGGTGCGATGTGGTAATTAAATTGCCATGA